One window from the genome of Aricia agestis chromosome 6, ilAriAges1.1, whole genome shotgun sequence encodes:
- the LOC121728404 gene encoding tRNA (adenine(37)-N6)-methyltransferase yields the protein MNENIDFLKNQLSVTRTEIKNLRSSLSALKHEHLKEIKHIKDFLNELKCSNCAAIATTVCNNRTNQGNIIQANDPNTISYQPIGYIESSFINKRAVPRQPTILSESKGAVVIDFRVFNNPEHALCGLEEFSHMWIIFHFHKTENTHVPAKVAPPRLDGERRGVFSTRSPHRPCPIGLSLVKIHSIEGNKIIFNGVDMVNGTPVLDIKPFIPQYDYPMSAFGEPSMLSLNRPPTEGVSDVTAAANLQINNNDSQEQHASANAIRIDTGNLSDSPFEDDALSPGNDDIPSPESPSSVELPDGPNTYPVQLVESERGAPDGQERFTPPQTGYNVNSSPEINIASWISNPPSQRFQVTFTDEAFERLNGLIGERANTFKTNIENLLSEDPRSHYVRSRYPDHEYSCVLEDICVNCVFNAPSSVCTIVAVRSAEDLQN from the exons atgaatgaaaatattgattttCTAAAGAACCAACTTTCTGTGACACgaactgaaataaaaaatttgag atcATCACTTTCTGCACTCAAACATGaacatttaaaagaaataaaacacattaaagattttttaaatgaactGAAATGTTCTAATTGTGCAGCTATTG ctACAACAGTTTGCAACAATCGCACCAACCAGGGAAACATAATACAGGCAAATGACCCCAACACAATATCATATCAGCCCATAGGTTACATAGAATCCTCCTTCATCAATAAGAGAGCTGTTCCTCGCCAACCTACTATTCTCTCTGAATCCAAAGGCGCTGTCGTTATAGATTTCAGAGTCTTCAATAACCCTGAACACGCACTTTGTGGATTAGAGGAATTTTCTCATATGTG GATAATTTTCCACTTTCACAAAACAGAAAATACACATGTACCGGCCAAAGTTGCACCCCCTCGGTTAGATGGGGAGAGGAGGGGAGTGTTCTCAACTAGATCACCTCACAGGCCCTGCCCCATTGGTCTATCTCTCGTCAAGATTCATAGTATAGAAG gtaacaaaataattttcaatggtGTAGATATGGTCAATGGCACACCAGTTCTTGATATCAAGCCCTTTATACCACAGTATGATTATCCTATGTCAGCATTTGGAGAGCCGTCCATGTTGTCACTAAATAGACCTCCTACAGAGGGAGTCAGCGATGTTACTGCAGCTgctaatttacaaataaataataatgacag TCAAGAACAACATGCTTCAGCAAACGCGATAAGAATAGATACTGGGAATTTATCAGATTCCCCATTCGAAGATGATGCTTTGTCACCTGGAAATGATGACATACCATCTCCAGAATCGCCATCTAGTGTGGAACTGCCTGATGGTCCAAATACATATCCTGTTCAGCTGGTGGAATCGGAACGTGGTGCACCAGATGGCCAGGAAAGATTTACCCCACCGCAGACTGGATACAATGTTAACTCAAGCCCTGAAATAAACATAGCATCTTGGATATCTAACCCACCTTCGCAAAGATTTCAAGTGACTTTTACTGACGAGGCTTTTGAGAGATTAAATGGTCTCATCGGTGAAAGAGCCAATACATTTAAAACTAATATTGAAAATCTTCTATCGGAAGACCCAAGATCTCATTATGTTAGAAGCAGATACCCAGATCACGAGTACAGTTGCGTCCTAGAAGATATTTGTGTCAACTGTGTTTTTAATGCTCCTTCCTCAGTCTGTACAATTGTAGCTGTAAGAAGTGCCGAGGACTTGCAAAATTAA
- the LOC121728401 gene encoding oligosaccharide 4-alpha-D-glucosyltransferase-like, giving the protein MAEVTKDDRVLGNIIDITKTSKYFLINFGTGEEARLYVLKDHVLRYYISTTKIFLEYPKPNNETDVAKIIAKTLDDYGDEAFQQSELDEITTHYIVKTKALQIVFAKRTGTIKVNDKRSNKDVLIEAHPLSYNDQKCKQTLHQRSDEYFFGGGMQNGRFTHKGKKINIVNSNKWTDGWVSSPCPFYWSTYGYGILRNTWQKGSYDFGEKKYNDVVETTHEENYYDAYIFINSKPADILKDYFELTGKPLLLPEYAFYESHFNAFNRDYWVEVNADTKGAILFEDGKYYKSYQPKDIGDKIGILESLNGEKNNYQFSARAMLDRYERHDIPLGWFIPNDGYGSGYGQTDSLDGDIENLRQFSTYCKEKGVQLALWTESNLHPADPSNPKKGERDLNKEVGVANVVALKCDEAWIGQGYSFGLNAIEYANGIFNKATKSRTRPMILSIDGWAGTQRYAGIWSGDQNGGEWEYIRFHIPTYIGTGLSGQPIVGSDMDGIYAGGNKEVNIRDFQWKAFTPLQLNMDGWGNTPKTPFSYDEEATDINRAYLKLKSMLMPYNYSIAFESINGLPMIRALFLEFANDKATYTTDCQYEFMWGPNILVAPIYNGIKSMGQFLRNGIYLPDENQMWMDFFTGEKYQGGKVYNNILTPLWKIPVFVREGCIIPMTNPNNNPNQIDRSIRIFTVYPRGGEKFKVYEDDGITKDYDKGEYATTEITVGKENLNDVVIKINKTTGTYKTMVKNRSTILQIMATEKVGYIKTAINGESVDLQKAANIEQFKNNDNNMYYFNEEFVINPYLTKYNIKQKFISLKISTLDITQNEIIIKLKGHKNDSKVFGRVDEVSETIAPPSDFKEDSDKRTSTNIVLTWKSNDNIEYYEIDRDGIIFTHIKGDSFTFEVNNVSVKYNYRLRAIVGSIASKWSNSIEV; this is encoded by the coding sequence ATGGCTGAAGTAACAAAAGACGATAGGGTTCTGGGTAATATAATAGATATTACCAAAACCAGCAAATACTTCTTAATAAATTTTGGTACAGGAGAAGAAGCCAGATTATACGTATTAAAAGATCACgtattaagatattatatttctactacaaaaatattcttagaaTATCCGAAGCCAAATAATGAGACTGATGTTGCTAAAATAATTGCAAAGACTCTCGACGATTACGGTGATGAAGCATTTCAACAATCCGAACTTGATGAAATAACTACACATTATATTGTGAAAACAAAAGCTTTACAAATAGTGTTTGCTAAGAGAACTGGAACAATAAAAGTAAACGATAAGAGATCAAACAAAGACGTTTTGATTGAAGCACATCCTTTGTCTTATAATGACCAAAAGTGTAAGCAAACGTTGCATCAAAGATCAGACGAATACTTTTTTGGAGGTGGTATGCAGAACGGAAGATTCACTCACAAGGGTAAAAAgataaatattgttaatagtAACAAATGGACGGACGGATGGGTATCGTCTCCTTGTCCATTTTACTGGTCGACATATGGATACGGAATCTTAAGAAACACGTGGCAGAAAGGCTCCTACGattttggagaaaaaaaatataatgatgttGTAGAAACTACGCACGAGGAAAATTACTATGACGCGTATATTTTCATCAATTCAAAACCAGCAgacattttaaaagattattttgagTTAACAGGCAAGCCATTGCTCTTGCCCGAATATGCATTTTACGAATCCCATTTTAACGCTTTCAATCGTGACTATTGGGTTGAAGTGAATGCTGACACGAAAGGTGCAATTTTGTTTGAAGATGGAAAATACTACAAATCTTATCAGCCAAAAGATATTGGAGATAAAATAGGAATTTTGGAGTCTTTAAATGGAGAAAAAAATAACTATCAGTTTTCAGCTCGAGCTATGTTAGACAGATACGAAAGACATGATATACCTCTCGGCTGGTTTATTCCCAATGATGGATATGGTTCCGGTTATGGACAAACCGATTCGTTAGACGGCGACATTGAAAATTTGAGACAGTTTTCCACCTATTGTAAGGAAAAAGGCGTTCAGCTTGCTTTGTGGACCGAGTCTAATTTACATCCAGCTGATCCTTCGAATCCTAAAAAGGGAGAAAGAGATCTAAACAAAGAAGTAGGCGTTGCAAACGTTGTTGCGCTTAAGTGTGATGAAGCATGGATAGGACAAGGCTACTCGTTCGGATTAAACGCTATTGAGTACGCTAATGGTATATTTAACAAGGCAACGAAGAGTAGAACCAGACCGATGATTCTGAGTATCGACGGTTGGGCTGGTACCCAAAGGTACGCGGGCATATGGAGTGGCGACCAAAATGGGGGAGAATGGGAGTATATTCGTTTCCACATCCCTACGTACATTGGTACTGGTCTATCGGGACAACCGATCGTAGGCTCCGATATGGATGGAATATACGCAGGAGGTAATAAGGAAGTCAATATCAGAGATTTTCAGTGGAAGGCATTTACACCTCTTCAGCTTAACATGGACGGATGGGGTAACACACCTAAAACACCCTTCAGCTACGACGAAGAAGCCACAGATATTAACAGGGCCTATTTAAAACTCAAATCCATGTTAATGCCTTACAATTATTCTATCGCATTCGAATCTATAAATGGTCTTCCAATGATTAGGGCCCTGTTCCTAGAATTTGCGAACGACAAAGCAACGTATACCACCGATTGTCAGTATGAGTTTATGTGGGGTCCAAACATACTCGTCGCCCCTATCTACAATGGCATTAAATCGATGGGACAATTCCTACGTAATGGCATTTATTTACCTGACGAGAATCAAATGTGGATGGATTTCTTTACAGGCGAAAAATATCAGGGTGGAAAGGTTTACAATAACATTTTGACCCCATTGTGGAAAATACCCGTCTTTGTTCGAGAAGGCTGTATAATACCAATGACTAACCCTAACAACAATCCAAATCAAATCGACCGAAGCATAAGAATATTTACTGTGTACCCCAGAGGTGGAGAGAAATTCAAAGTTTATGAAGATGATGGCATAACTAAAGATTACGATAAAGGGGAATACGCGACCACTGAAATTACCGTTGGAAAAGAAAACTTGAATGAcgtagtaataaaaattaataagacGACTGGGACATACAAAACGATGGTGAAAAACAGGTCGACTATTCTACAAATTATGGCAACAGAAAAAGTAGGTTATATTAAGACAGCCATAAACGGTGAATCTGTAGATCTGCAAAAAGCAGCTAATATCGAGCAATTTAAAAACAACGATAACAATATGTATTATTTCAATGAAGAGTTTGTGATTAATCCATAtttaactaagtataatattaaacaaaagttCATAAGCTTGAAAATAAGCACGTTAGATATCACTCAGAacgaaataattataaagcttAAAGGTCATAAAAACGATTCTAAAGTGTTCGGTAGAGTCGACGAAGTAAGCGAAACGATTGCGCCACCCTCTGACTTCAAAGAAGATAGTGATAAAAGAACATCTACCAACATCGTCCTAACATGGAAGAGTAATGATAACATCGAATATTACGAAATAGACAGAGATGGAATAATATTTACACATATTAAAGGAGATTCATTTACCTTCGAAGTGAACAATGTATccgtaaaatataattatcgtTTACGAGCCATTGTAGGTTCCATTGCTTCCAAATGGAGCAACTCTATTGAAGTTTAA